In a single window of the Hydrogenobaculum sp. 3684 genome:
- a CDS encoding EAL domain-containing protein, translating into MKNKSKFFFFVLAFIFITFGLGLNLFYISKYKKDAIEYTKADLRNNLYTLKHHIANQNKLEYYLMKNIRYIITKSDMHRASYILQKNFDNDNSLFLIIDKNLKVVGKGYKEDELSIYEDAISNQNIKNAIYKCISSHKYCFTPAFKIDKHYFIFTLLPIKDSLYLLQIHKPPLYIYASSTTGFSYGVLLPNGVINAHIPILSKSRIHKPLYYFITSHKNLSFALVRYKSPIDGEPKLAAITRLDLVVGKVIYPYVSASIPFVLKGYYTNLRAVFLSWFIFGVVILGFIAFIIKKTKNEYLLNQEKYFYEVLFDKYSLPLLLIDENGKILKANEPASKLYGYSKEEIQNMYIYELEGGPKEESERLLTNIIQGDLKRFEFIHVSKSGKKINVEVYVNKLSMEDKTYILYTVFDISEKVLLAKLFDMLKKINTILVSVELESELLSGIAETIIMFDFDYVEIFKVKQKDNLELMLKSGTPIEDISLEEEKRALLSKSIALQSKPTYSKASTPILSHNENEVVYIISIYKKEFQFFDNYHIVSILEELEKDVSFALKKILEEQNSLILRKAVENSKGWVLITDEDGYILYANQTVCKISLYSCEEVIGRKPSIFKSGYHDDTFYKRLWDTIKSGDIFEGIFYNKAKNGDIFVLEEMIIPVKLKDGTVRYITIAKDITKEIELQERLERFRLIDDLTGLLNMAGFSKAINDRISYLKSSKTSDKGAVLLIDIYGFSELNQIHGFSHMDKLLKDFANMLNSVSKSQFGDDVVLSRVGPDEFGMFVECSQEDITSKINDFINKINELLVSKELGIDIFINIGVSFYDKDGDSFEVLREKANIALQEAKKEGPGTYRFYNEDISSSLKKYKEAQELLERALDKGLFKFFYQPYFDIKTKDFVGFEALMRIIDEDGSAISPYKFIDYLESSSYFLNRFQEVFLKMVEKDMNTFISKAKSHFSSAFNISANSFKDDMFMSKLIGLCHEFEDKLVIEITERMLLSDFEKAKEILRNIRSVGSKVALDDFGTYYSSLSYIKNIELDIIKIDISFVKDIVFDKRSLAVVKAIINLAKALNIKTIAEGVENEEQYELLKEIGCDIAQGYLFAKPMPLEEAIKYII; encoded by the coding sequence TTGAAGAACAAAAGTAAATTCTTCTTTTTTGTTTTAGCTTTTATCTTTATAACATTCGGCTTAGGTCTTAACTTGTTTTATATAAGTAAGTATAAAAAAGATGCTATAGAATATACAAAAGCAGATCTAAGAAACAATCTATATACATTAAAACATCATATAGCTAACCAAAACAAGTTAGAGTATTATCTTATGAAAAATATCAGATACATAATAACAAAATCTGATATGCATAGAGCCTCTTATATTTTGCAAAAGAACTTTGACAACGATAATAGCCTATTTCTTATAATAGATAAAAATCTTAAGGTTGTTGGTAAAGGTTATAAAGAAGATGAGCTATCTATTTATGAAGATGCTATATCAAATCAAAATATAAAAAATGCAATTTACAAATGCATCTCTTCTCATAAATACTGTTTTACACCGGCTTTTAAAATAGATAAGCACTACTTTATATTTACGCTTTTACCTATAAAAGACAGCCTATATCTTCTACAAATACATAAACCTCCTCTTTACATATACGCTTCTTCTACAACAGGTTTTTCTTATGGGGTTTTGCTTCCAAACGGTGTCATAAACGCTCATATACCTATTTTGTCTAAAAGCCGAATACACAAACCTCTTTATTATTTTATAACATCTCATAAAAACCTAAGTTTCGCCCTTGTAAGATACAAATCTCCTATAGATGGTGAGCCAAAACTTGCAGCTATCACAAGACTTGATCTTGTGGTTGGTAAAGTTATATATCCTTATGTATCTGCTTCTATTCCTTTTGTATTAAAAGGTTATTACACCAATTTAAGAGCCGTCTTTTTGTCTTGGTTTATATTTGGTGTTGTCATACTTGGTTTTATAGCTTTTATAATCAAGAAGACCAAAAATGAATATCTTTTGAATCAGGAAAAATACTTTTACGAGGTGTTGTTTGATAAATATTCTCTTCCGTTACTCCTCATAGATGAAAATGGAAAAATTCTAAAGGCAAATGAACCAGCGTCAAAGTTATACGGCTATTCTAAAGAAGAAATTCAAAATATGTATATATATGAACTTGAAGGAGGGCCAAAAGAGGAATCGGAAAGATTGCTAACAAATATAATACAGGGTGATTTAAAACGTTTTGAATTTATTCATGTTTCTAAAAGCGGCAAAAAGATAAACGTAGAAGTTTATGTAAACAAGCTAAGTATGGAAGATAAAACATACATCTTATATACAGTATTTGATATTTCTGAGAAAGTGTTGTTGGCCAAACTTTTTGATATGTTAAAAAAGATAAACACTATACTGGTAAGTGTGGAACTAGAGAGCGAACTATTAAGCGGCATAGCAGAGACCATTATAATGTTTGATTTTGACTACGTTGAGATATTTAAAGTAAAACAAAAAGACAATCTTGAACTTATGTTAAAATCTGGAACACCTATTGAAGATATCAGCTTAGAAGAGGAAAAAAGAGCTTTGCTTAGCAAATCTATCGCTTTACAATCTAAACCTACGTATTCTAAGGCATCTACACCAATACTTTCTCACAACGAAAATGAAGTTGTTTATATTATTAGCATATATAAAAAAGAATTTCAATTCTTTGATAATTATCATATTGTTAGCATACTTGAAGAGCTTGAGAAAGACGTATCTTTTGCTCTGAAAAAAATCTTGGAAGAGCAAAATAGCCTCATATTAAGAAAAGCCGTAGAAAACTCTAAAGGTTGGGTGCTTATAACGGATGAAGATGGCTATATCCTATATGCAAATCAAACGGTATGTAAAATATCTTTGTACTCTTGCGAAGAGGTAATAGGGAGAAAACCAAGCATATTTAAATCTGGTTATCACGATGATACATTCTACAAAAGACTTTGGGATACTATAAAATCTGGTGATATCTTTGAAGGGATTTTTTACAACAAAGCTAAAAACGGTGATATCTTTGTTTTAGAAGAGATGATAATACCGGTAAAGCTCAAAGATGGAACTGTAAGGTATATTACTATAGCAAAAGATATAACAAAAGAAATAGAGCTTCAAGAGCGTTTAGAACGCTTTAGACTTATAGATGATCTTACAGGCCTTTTAAACATGGCTGGTTTTTCTAAAGCTATAAACGATAGGATTTCTTATCTTAAAAGCTCTAAAACTTCAGACAAAGGAGCCGTTTTGCTTATTGATATATATGGTTTTTCTGAGTTAAACCAGATTCACGGCTTTTCACATATGGATAAATTGTTGAAAGATTTTGCTAATATGCTAAATAGCGTTTCAAAATCCCAGTTTGGAGATGATGTTGTGCTATCGAGAGTTGGGCCAGATGAGTTTGGTATGTTCGTAGAGTGTTCTCAAGAGGACATCACTTCTAAAATTAACGATTTTATAAACAAAATAAACGAATTGCTTGTTTCAAAAGAGCTTGGTATTGACATCTTTATCAATATAGGTGTGTCTTTTTACGATAAAGACGGTGACTCTTTTGAAGTGCTTCGCGAAAAAGCCAACATTGCTTTACAAGAGGCCAAGAAAGAAGGACCGGGCACATACAGGTTTTACAACGAAGATATAAGTTCATCCCTCAAGAAGTATAAAGAGGCTCAAGAGCTTTTAGAAAGAGCTCTGGACAAAGGGTTGTTTAAATTTTTCTATCAGCCTTACTTTGACATTAAAACAAAAGACTTTGTAGGTTTTGAAGCCCTCATGAGAATAATAGATGAAGATGGCAGTGCAATATCTCCCTACAAGTTTATAGATTACCTCGAATCTTCTTCGTATTTTTTAAATAGATTTCAAGAGGTATTTTTAAAGATGGTTGAAAAGGATATGAATACGTTTATTTCAAAAGCTAAATCACATTTTAGCTCTGCTTTCAACATATCTGCAAACAGCTTCAAAGATGATATGTTCATGTCAAAGCTTATAGGCCTTTGTCATGAGTTTGAAGATAAGCTTGTAATAGAGATTACAGAAAGGATGTTGCTATCAGATTTTGAAAAGGCAAAAGAAATCTTGAGAAATATAAGATCAGTTGGTAGTAAAGTTGCTTTGGATGACTTTGGCACTTATTACTCTTCTCTTTCCTATATTAAAAATATTGAGCTTGATATTATAAAGATAGATATATCCTTTGTAAAGGATATAGTTTTTGATAAAAGAAGTTTGGCGGTGGTAAAAGCCATAATAAACCTTGCCAAAGCATTAAACATTAAAACAATAGCAGAAGGTGTTGAAAATGAGGAGCAATATGAGCTTTTAAAAGAAATAGGGTGTGATATAGCTCAAGGCTATCTTTTTGCGAAACCTATGCCTTTAGAAGAGGCTATAAAATATATAATCTAA
- the bcp gene encoding thioredoxin-dependent thiol peroxidase produces MEKAPDFCLQGIDENGNEKEFCLKDFKGKKIVLYFYPKDDTPGCTKEACGFQENLNPIKAMGVEVIGVSPDSIASHKKFKEKYGLNFILLSDPDKKVAEAYGAYGEKKMYGKVTKGIIRSTFVINENGEIEKAWKNVKVDGHVQAVLDYLKSQKT; encoded by the coding sequence ATGGAAAAAGCACCGGATTTTTGCTTACAAGGTATCGATGAAAACGGCAATGAAAAAGAGTTTTGTTTAAAGGATTTTAAAGGTAAAAAGATAGTGCTTTATTTTTATCCAAAAGACGATACCCCAGGATGCACGAAAGAGGCTTGCGGATTCCAAGAAAATTTAAATCCCATAAAAGCAATGGGTGTGGAAGTGATAGGAGTGAGTCCAGACAGTATAGCTTCTCATAAAAAGTTTAAAGAAAAATACGGTTTAAACTTCATACTCTTATCAGACCCAGATAAAAAGGTGGCTGAAGCCTACGGAGCTTATGGTGAGAAAAAGATGTATGGCAAAGTTACAAAAGGCATTATAAGATCAACGTTTGTAATAAACGAAAACGGCGAGATAGAAAAAGCTTGGAAAAATGTAAAAGTAGATGGGCATGTTCAAGCTGTATTAGATTATCTTAAAAGCCAAAAAACTTAG
- the mqnC gene encoding cyclic dehypoxanthinyl futalosine synthase — protein sequence MKVLDIGKRIDEQTAKELFEELDLNTLGFLADKKRREFHEDNIVTFVIDRNVNYSNACVASCKFCAFYRKPKDEEAYVLPKDEILKKVRELKERGGTTLLMQGGLNPELGLDYFKDLISSIHQEFPDIDIHSLSAPEIVYLAKIEKMSIKDVIRELKQSGLKSIPGGGAEVLSPNVRSVISKGKCSTDEWIEVHKSAHELGMTTTATMMFGHIETIEDILYHLSLIRDLQDKTGGFTAFIPWTFQKGNTELDYVEPASSVYYLKVLAISRLFLDNFKNIQASHVTQTMQIGTVALHYGANDLGSVMLEENVISSTEFKVRIPAVEDMIKNIKKAGFIPAKRDTYYNILEIYN from the coding sequence ATGAAAGTTTTGGATATTGGAAAAAGGATAGACGAGCAAACAGCCAAAGAGCTCTTTGAAGAGCTTGATTTAAATACGCTTGGTTTTTTGGCAGATAAAAAAAGAAGAGAGTTTCATGAAGACAACATTGTAACATTTGTTATAGATAGAAACGTAAATTATTCAAATGCCTGTGTGGCATCTTGTAAGTTTTGTGCTTTTTATAGAAAACCAAAAGACGAAGAAGCTTACGTATTGCCAAAAGACGAGATATTGAAAAAGGTAAGAGAATTAAAAGAAAGAGGCGGAACTACACTTCTTATGCAAGGTGGATTAAATCCAGAATTAGGTCTTGATTATTTTAAAGATCTTATAAGCTCAATACATCAAGAATTTCCAGATATAGATATACACTCATTATCGGCTCCTGAGATAGTTTATCTTGCCAAGATTGAGAAGATGAGCATAAAAGATGTAATAAGAGAATTAAAACAATCAGGATTAAAATCTATACCCGGTGGTGGTGCAGAGGTGCTATCTCCAAACGTAAGATCTGTCATAAGTAAAGGCAAATGCAGCACAGATGAGTGGATAGAAGTGCACAAAAGCGCTCACGAGCTTGGAATGACTACAACAGCCACAATGATGTTTGGCCATATAGAAACTATAGAGGATATACTCTACCATCTTTCTCTTATAAGAGATTTGCAAGATAAAACCGGTGGTTTTACAGCTTTTATACCGTGGACATTTCAAAAGGGTAACACTGAGCTTGATTATGTAGAACCAGCTTCAAGCGTATATTATCTAAAGGTTTTGGCAATAAGCAGGTTGTTTTTAGACAACTTTAAGAATATCCAAGCCTCTCACGTAACTCAAACCATGCAAATAGGTACCGTGGCTCTTCACTATGGGGCTAACGATCTTGGTAGTGTGATGCTTGAAGAAAACGTTATATCTTCAACGGAGTTTAAAGTGAGGATACCAGCTGTTGAAGATATGATAAAAAATATTAAAAAAGCAGGTTTTATACCGGCAAAAAGAGATACGTATTACAATATATTAGAAATATACAACTAA
- a CDS encoding NAD+ synthase, whose translation MSSKILNVSLCQINTTVGAFEKNFEKICDFISKAKNSHIIVFPELSLCGYMPQDIIYSSKFLDLNKRYFEKLKEYSKNIDSVIVVGFVREEKAIYNSLGVLFKGEVLGFYDKRFLPNYNVFDEKRYFKSGEKDLTIDINDIRCGFSICEDIWYPDGTERQDALKGAEVLININASPYALKKQDFKENFLKARASDNLCFLVYTNLVGANDELVFNGESLVIGPKGDTIAKAKAFEEDILHVSLDIKEVFTKRRTDLRWQEVCRPINSNISINISKNQRYDNTIHLSLSKEEELIKAITLSIKDFFEKQGFSKAILGLSGGIDSALVLYLAVLALGKENVKAVYMPTVFNKEESYKDAKALCENLGVELSVFPIEDIRNIYNKTLSYGNFDIADENLQARIRANILFYISNKENRIVLSTSNKSESAVGYTTIYGDMAGGFSPIKDLYKTEVYEIAYFINKDKEIIPKNIIERPPSAELKPNQKDQDTLPPYDVLDKILWLLIEECKDKEDITEFDKEIVEKVYDMLLKAEYKRKQAPIGPKLHERAFGIGWRYPIVRDKNI comes from the coding sequence ATGAGCTCAAAAATACTTAACGTAAGCCTTTGTCAGATAAACACCACAGTAGGGGCTTTTGAAAAAAACTTTGAGAAAATTTGCGATTTTATATCAAAAGCCAAAAACTCACACATAATAGTTTTTCCAGAGCTATCTTTGTGTGGTTATATGCCTCAGGATATTATCTATAGTTCAAAGTTTTTAGATTTAAACAAACGTTACTTTGAAAAGCTAAAAGAATATTCAAAAAATATAGACAGCGTTATAGTGGTGGGTTTTGTAAGAGAGGAAAAAGCTATTTACAACTCCTTAGGGGTTTTGTTTAAAGGTGAGGTATTGGGCTTTTACGACAAAAGGTTTTTGCCAAATTACAACGTGTTTGATGAAAAAAGATATTTTAAAAGCGGTGAAAAGGATTTAACCATAGACATAAACGATATAAGGTGTGGTTTTTCCATATGTGAAGATATATGGTACCCAGATGGCACCGAAAGACAAGACGCTTTAAAAGGTGCGGAAGTGCTTATAAATATAAATGCCTCTCCATACGCTTTAAAAAAACAAGATTTTAAAGAAAATTTCCTAAAAGCAAGAGCTTCTGATAACTTATGCTTTTTGGTTTATACAAACTTGGTAGGGGCAAACGATGAGCTTGTGTTTAACGGCGAGAGCCTGGTCATCGGTCCTAAGGGGGATACAATAGCAAAGGCAAAAGCTTTTGAGGAAGATATTTTACATGTAAGCTTAGATATAAAAGAGGTTTTTACAAAAAGACGTACAGATTTAAGATGGCAAGAGGTGTGTAGACCTATTAACTCCAATATAAGTATTAATATATCAAAAAATCAAAGATACGATAATACTATACATCTTAGTCTTTCGAAGGAAGAAGAGCTAATAAAAGCGATAACACTTTCTATAAAAGATTTTTTTGAAAAGCAGGGTTTTTCTAAGGCGATACTAGGGCTATCCGGCGGGATAGACTCTGCCTTGGTGCTTTATCTAGCGGTTTTAGCCCTTGGAAAAGAGAATGTAAAGGCTGTTTATATGCCTACTGTGTTTAACAAAGAAGAGTCTTATAAAGACGCAAAAGCCCTTTGTGAAAATTTAGGTGTAGAGTTAAGTGTTTTCCCTATAGAAGATATAAGAAATATATACAATAAAACACTTTCATACGGTAATTTTGATATAGCCGATGAAAACCTCCAGGCAAGAATCAGGGCAAACATACTTTTTTACATATCAAACAAAGAAAATAGAATAGTGTTATCCACTTCAAACAAATCAGAATCAGCAGTAGGCTATACAACCATATATGGAGATATGGCAGGTGGATTTTCACCTATAAAAGATTTGTACAAAACAGAAGTTTATGAGATAGCTTATTTTATCAACAAAGACAAAGAGATAATACCAAAAAATATAATAGAAAGACCGCCCTCTGCAGAACTAAAACCCAATCAAAAAGATCAAGATACTTTACCACCTTATGATGTATTAGATAAAATTTTATGGCTTTTAATAGAAGAATGTAAAGACAAAGAAGATATAACAGAGTTTGATAAAGAAATTGTAGAAAAAGTTTATGATATGCTTTTAAAAGCCGAGTACAAAAGAAAACAGGCCCCCATAGGGCCTAAACTTCACGAAAGAGCTTTCGGGATAGGTTGGAGATACCCTATTGTAAGAGATAAAAATATTTAA
- a CDS encoding GGDEF domain-containing protein, translated as MSLVRKITLYISVISLISYLAVVIGNKVITKKEIDTRVMKEYYDTYKIYKAAVDEYKDMLKNGIVNPDIVLKAKNQDYCKQDNSDAILGRYLSLGIYKYIGDTCDYIGIYAYKPLDYLSRLEDISWVVILHTGVIKKLYNQQSFWDNYVGGKIITKKYIVDSYKDNNALSIFLYSKKSKIISYKVENIGEDYYLIMEIPIINISGIELGNIYLIKNISWIYKQEHRQFLVLTVYGIIFTSILLIIIIFIVSQIIKDINNLLRVALKLKEKDFLHLDEVEKDPILEKDISKLNEISKLKKITYMMAIEIKNLVSELQKDKEKFQDMAYKDALTGIYNRRFFFENVSILIEQAKRTNTPTCIVMYDIDNFKKVNDTYGHDMGDVVLKDFANVIVSSIRKSDIAARLGGEEFTVFLYNTDVENGFKVADKIRQRFENSTHTLNDITIKCTCSGGIYQIQQEDDIDNALKKADEALYVAKRTTKNRIVIYKEGIEDELKNT; from the coding sequence ATGAGCCTCGTTAGAAAAATTACATTGTACATAAGCGTTATATCGCTGATTTCATACTTAGCTGTGGTAATAGGTAACAAAGTCATAACAAAGAAAGAAATAGACACCAGAGTCATGAAAGAGTACTACGATACATACAAAATATACAAAGCTGCAGTGGACGAGTACAAAGATATGTTAAAAAATGGTATTGTTAACCCAGATATTGTATTAAAAGCCAAAAACCAAGATTATTGCAAACAAGATAATTCCGATGCAATATTGGGAAGATACCTCTCTTTAGGTATCTATAAATACATAGGAGACACCTGTGATTATATAGGTATATACGCTTACAAGCCCCTTGATTACCTATCTAGATTAGAAGACATAAGCTGGGTTGTGATACTTCACACAGGTGTTATAAAAAAACTATATAACCAACAGAGCTTTTGGGACAACTACGTAGGTGGAAAGATCATTACCAAAAAATACATAGTAGATTCTTATAAAGATAACAACGCCCTTAGTATATTTTTATACTCCAAAAAATCAAAAATAATATCTTACAAGGTGGAAAACATAGGAGAAGATTATTACCTCATAATGGAAATACCTATAATAAATATATCTGGTATAGAACTTGGCAATATATACCTTATAAAAAACATATCTTGGATATACAAACAAGAGCACAGACAATTCTTAGTTCTAACTGTATACGGAATAATATTTACATCTATTCTTCTTATTATCATTATATTTATAGTATCGCAGATTATAAAAGACATAAACAATCTCTTAAGGGTGGCTTTAAAACTAAAAGAAAAAGATTTTCTTCACTTAGACGAAGTTGAGAAAGACCCAATATTAGAAAAAGATATATCAAAGTTAAACGAGATTTCTAAGCTTAAAAAAATAACCTATATGATGGCCATAGAGATAAAAAATCTTGTTAGCGAACTTCAAAAAGATAAAGAGAAGTTTCAAGATATGGCTTACAAAGATGCCCTTACAGGTATATACAACAGAAGATTTTTCTTTGAAAATGTGAGTATATTGATAGAGCAAGCAAAAAGAACAAACACACCCACGTGTATCGTTATGTACGATATAGATAACTTCAAAAAGGTAAACGATACCTACGGCCACGACATGGGAGATGTAGTGCTAAAAGATTTTGCCAATGTCATAGTAAGCTCTATAAGAAAATCAGACATAGCTGCAAGACTTGGAGGTGAGGAGTTTACCGTATTCTTATACAACACAGACGTAGAAAATGGATTTAAAGTGGCAGATAAAATAAGGCAACGCTTTGAAAACTCAACTCACACACTAAACGATATCACCATTAAATGTACCTGTAGCGGTGGTATTTACCAAATACAGCAAGAGGACGATATAGATAACGCTCTAAAAAAAGCGGACGAAGCCCTTTATGTGGCAAAGCGTACCACAAAAAATAGGATTGTAATATATAAAGAGGGTATTGAAGATGAGCTCAAAAATACTTAA
- a CDS encoding TlpA disulfide reductase family protein: MKKNIAYILALVLFIVAAYYGFYDKDSAQAISYQKPSPIPQFSVRLVYENGVPTNKVVSINNFKGHYTLVNFFASWCPPCKAELPLFEQAYQKFSPYGFRILAISMDDNENALMSFLKDKHYTFDIAIHSPGLGSKFNITGLPTSYLLDPKGNIIKVVYGEYTTINQDLSNIYFNLNEPR; this comes from the coding sequence ATGAAGAAAAATATAGCATACATATTGGCGCTTGTTCTTTTTATAGTGGCAGCTTATTACGGATTTTACGACAAAGATTCAGCTCAAGCGATATCTTATCAAAAACCAAGCCCTATACCTCAGTTTAGCGTAAGGTTAGTATACGAAAATGGTGTGCCCACAAACAAGGTGGTAAGCATAAACAACTTTAAAGGACATTATACGCTGGTGAACTTTTTTGCTTCTTGGTGCCCACCTTGTAAAGCAGAACTACCCTTGTTTGAACAAGCCTATCAAAAATTCTCCCCCTATGGATTTAGAATTCTTGCTATTAGCATGGATGATAACGAAAACGCTTTAATGTCTTTTTTAAAAGATAAGCACTATACATTCGATATAGCAATACACAGTCCTGGGCTTGGTTCAAAGTTCAACATAACAGGTCTTCCAACTTCTTATCTTTTAGACCCTAAAGGTAATATAATAAAAGTTGTATACGGAGAATACACCACTATAAACCAAGACCTTTCCAACATATACTTTAACCTTAATGAGCCTCGTTAG
- the ftsA gene encoding cell division protein FtsA, producing MKSIVGLDIGTSKIVALVAEIDNYGDTHIVGIGEAKSQGIDKGSVTKLDSASKAIQKALKEAEEMSGHRIDGVFISISGVHIKSQNERDTISISPQPSDVDEQIVERLLERAVAKAKEESYDILHTIPRNFILDDQEGILDPIGLTGSRLECDVHIIKAGVSLLRNVERTVSVAGYKLFGRVFAGLASAESSLTEEEKLEGVLLIDIGHSVTNFVLYNNGQPAVSGTVPIGGYNITRDLAHFLKISTEEAERIKLESGVAFIELVDEIEKVKIKPRGEDKEAMVPRRQLAEVIQIRLEELMDKIVEKINNSSIKLENINAGAVITGGTAKLNGIKDFTEHYLDMAVRIGYPLNITGLKEKLQDPSYACVCGIIKIAQNMKDISYTAPQRPIQRQIQSRNTSFLQKIVNFFKDLI from the coding sequence GTGAAATCTATAGTTGGATTAGATATAGGTACGAGCAAAATAGTAGCTCTGGTGGCTGAGATAGACAACTACGGAGATACACACATAGTGGGAATAGGCGAGGCTAAATCTCAGGGCATAGACAAAGGTTCTGTAACAAAGCTTGATTCAGCTTCAAAAGCTATACAAAAAGCCTTAAAAGAAGCTGAAGAGATGTCGGGGCATAGGATAGATGGTGTTTTTATATCGATATCTGGAGTGCATATTAAAAGCCAAAACGAAAGAGATACCATAAGCATATCACCGCAGCCTTCTGATGTAGATGAGCAAATAGTTGAGAGGCTTTTAGAAAGGGCTGTGGCAAAAGCCAAAGAAGAATCTTACGATATATTACATACAATACCAAGAAATTTTATATTAGATGATCAAGAGGGCATATTGGACCCAATAGGTCTTACCGGTTCAAGGCTAGAATGTGATGTACATATTATAAAAGCAGGTGTATCGCTTTTAAGAAACGTAGAAAGAACTGTAAGCGTTGCTGGGTATAAACTTTTCGGCAGAGTATTCGCTGGGTTAGCATCGGCAGAATCTTCTCTTACAGAAGAGGAAAAGTTAGAGGGTGTCTTGCTTATAGACATAGGTCATTCTGTAACAAACTTTGTTTTATACAACAACGGCCAACCGGCGGTATCAGGTACAGTACCCATCGGAGGATACAACATTACGAGGGATTTGGCTCATTTTCTTAAAATATCTACAGAAGAAGCCGAACGTATAAAATTAGAAAGCGGTGTAGCTTTTATAGAGCTTGTAGATGAGATAGAAAAGGTAAAGATAAAACCACGCGGAGAAGATAAAGAGGCGATGGTCCCGAGAAGACAACTAGCAGAGGTTATACAAATAAGGTTAGAAGAGCTAATGGATAAAATAGTAGAAAAGATAAACAACTCAAGCATAAAACTTGAGAATATAAACGCAGGTGCTGTCATAACAGGAGGTACAGCAAAGCTAAACGGTATAAAGGATTTTACAGAACACTACCTTGATATGGCGGTAAGAATAGGATATCCTCTGAATATAACTGGCCTAAAAGAAAAGCTACAAGATCCTTCTTACGCATGCGTATGTGGCATAATAAAGATAGCTCAAAACATGAAAGATATAAGCTATACAGCACCGCAAAGACCCATACAAAGGCAGATCCAATCAAGAAACACCAGCTTTTTGCAAAAGATTGTGAATTTCTTTAAAGATTTAATATGA